Proteins from one Mycobacterium sp. EPa45 genomic window:
- a CDS encoding non-ribosomal peptide synthetase yields MELNEDALPLTRGQLDIWLAQETGQPATDWQLGMLLKVEGALEREAFEWALTRATKEAEPVRAAFFEEDGHVFQRVIDYPEIDLEFHDFSASDDPARDVHEIALSIQRAPMPFTGPLFKYAVFETGPAEFYVFGCFHHIVIDGAGIWLLVNRVASIYSATLSGDLIPQAFFGSLHDLLDCESEYEASADFSEDQTYWTAHLPSNNGGHTRSREARDDAHAGWRSEQVRVDPAVLHRVDELAHVWDIPRTAIIAAASALLVRGRCAEGTEVVFDFPVSRRVRPELKTLPGMAAGLVPLVLHTPAESTVSDFCKHVDTRMQEALQHQRFPVHALERGAPTSRLSINFFPAAFTLDFGGAPASATMTDSGLAGSSGLTFSGLGDELFLNTLGAGPLFADWDTAEVTRRLVQVLVAMTADPGRPICSIEVLDTAERDSLAAWGNRAVLPEPLSAPASIPALFAAQAARVPDSVAITCGEQSWTYRRLDEASNRLAHLLTAHGAGPGQRVALLLPRSADAIVAILAVLKSGATYVAIDPAVPEARMNFVLDDAAPVAAITNASLRGRLDGRDLLVVDFDDPAVGDQPATAVDGPAADDIAYIIYTSGTTGTPKGVAIPHQNVTRLLDALSADMDVAEQVWTQCHSLAFDFSVWEIWGALLFGGRLVVVPDTAVRSADEFRALLAAERVDVLSQTPTAFYALQSVDAPPEQQLALKAVVFGGEALEPQRLRVWLQNHPGSPRMINMYGITETTVHASFREITAADTDSAISPIGRPLANLGFFVLDGWLQPVPAGVVGELYVAGSGLAYGYVGRAGLSGTRFVACPFGAPGARMYRTGDLVRWSPDGELEYVGRADEQVKIRGYRIELGEIQAALGGLDGVEQAVVIAREDRPGDKRLVAYITGSADPLAARAAVAASLPVYMVPAAIVRIDALPLTVNGKLDTKALPAPEYQDADSYRAPGDAVEEILAGIYAQVLGLDRVGVDESFFELGGDSILSMQVVARARAAGVLCRPRDVFVEQTVARLAQVATVMDGDTDLASDGVGPVITTPIIAWLESLAAGGSPTDHFNQTVAVQAPEGTGEADVLVMLQALLDRHAMLRLRVGDDGAGGWALEVPEAGSIDARSRLHTVDVLTDEAVLNAGSQLNPAEGVMLSAVWVTSTRRLVAIVHHLAIDGVSWRILLEDLNFGWAQHRAGQPVVLPEPGTSFARWASLLAEHAHRPDVVAEADVWRQIADTPPALPAVLPDVDTLATAGNLVANLDMETTQLLLGDVPAAFHAGVHDILLIAFALATAEFLGTSGEPVCIDVEGHGRDEELVAAPGEVDLSRTVGWFTAKYPVALEVDGLTWAQVVAGDAKLGAAVKAAKEQLRTLPEGLNYGVLRYLNSDAGLDGPDPVIGFNYLGRQGATSAETYGDVWQIAWDGLATISPSVRPPIPLMHTLELNAGTIDTDAGPSLCATWMWAPSALTHAQVNRLNQLWFEALTGICAHVQGGGGGLTPSDIAACLSQEQIDELQRQYADS; encoded by the coding sequence ATGGAGCTCAACGAGGACGCGCTTCCGCTGACGCGCGGGCAACTCGATATTTGGCTGGCACAGGAAACGGGTCAACCCGCTACCGACTGGCAGCTCGGCATGCTGCTGAAGGTCGAGGGCGCGCTCGAGCGCGAGGCCTTCGAGTGGGCACTCACCCGCGCGACCAAGGAAGCCGAGCCCGTCCGGGCGGCATTCTTCGAAGAGGACGGCCACGTCTTTCAGCGGGTGATCGATTACCCCGAGATCGACCTGGAGTTCCACGACTTCAGCGCGTCCGACGATCCCGCTCGGGACGTCCACGAGATCGCTCTGTCGATCCAGCGCGCCCCGATGCCGTTCACCGGCCCGCTGTTCAAGTACGCGGTTTTCGAGACCGGGCCCGCCGAGTTCTATGTATTCGGCTGCTTTCATCACATCGTCATCGACGGCGCCGGAATCTGGTTGCTCGTCAACCGAGTCGCATCGATTTACTCCGCCACCCTGTCCGGCGATCTCATTCCGCAAGCGTTCTTCGGTTCGTTGCACGACCTGCTGGATTGCGAGTCGGAATACGAGGCATCCGCGGACTTTTCCGAGGACCAGACCTACTGGACCGCCCATCTGCCGTCCAACAACGGGGGCCACACCCGGTCGAGGGAGGCGCGGGACGACGCCCATGCGGGGTGGCGCTCGGAGCAGGTCCGCGTCGATCCGGCGGTACTGCATCGCGTCGACGAGCTGGCCCACGTCTGGGACATCCCCCGCACCGCGATCATCGCCGCGGCGAGCGCGCTTCTGGTGCGCGGGCGGTGCGCCGAGGGCACCGAGGTGGTATTCGACTTTCCGGTCAGCCGGCGTGTGCGCCCCGAGCTGAAGACACTGCCCGGCATGGCGGCCGGGTTGGTGCCGCTGGTCTTGCACACCCCGGCGGAGTCCACGGTGAGCGACTTCTGCAAGCATGTCGATACGCGGATGCAGGAAGCCCTGCAACACCAACGGTTTCCGGTACACGCGCTCGAGCGCGGGGCCCCGACCTCTCGGCTTTCCATCAACTTCTTCCCGGCCGCGTTCACGTTGGACTTTGGGGGTGCGCCGGCGTCGGCGACCATGACCGACTCCGGTCTTGCGGGCAGCTCGGGCCTCACCTTCTCCGGCCTCGGCGACGAATTGTTCCTCAACACGCTGGGCGCCGGACCCCTGTTCGCGGATTGGGACACCGCCGAGGTGACGCGGCGCCTGGTGCAGGTGCTGGTGGCGATGACCGCGGATCCGGGACGGCCGATCTGCTCGATCGAGGTGCTCGACACCGCGGAGCGGGATTCGCTTGCTGCCTGGGGCAATCGGGCGGTGCTCCCGGAGCCGCTGAGTGCCCCGGCGTCGATCCCGGCGTTGTTCGCCGCCCAAGCGGCTCGAGTCCCGGACTCGGTGGCGATCACCTGCGGTGAGCAGTCGTGGACATATCGCAGGCTCGACGAGGCGTCGAATCGGTTGGCACACCTGCTCACGGCCCACGGCGCCGGACCCGGGCAGCGGGTGGCGTTGTTGTTGCCGCGGTCAGCCGACGCGATCGTGGCGATCCTGGCGGTGTTGAAATCCGGCGCGACCTACGTCGCGATCGATCCGGCGGTGCCGGAGGCGCGAATGAATTTCGTGCTCGACGACGCCGCGCCGGTTGCCGCGATCACCAACGCGAGTCTGAGGGGCCGCCTCGATGGGCGGGATCTGCTGGTCGTCGACTTCGACGATCCGGCTGTCGGCGACCAACCTGCGACGGCGGTGGACGGACCGGCTGCGGACGACATCGCCTACATCATCTACACCTCGGGCACCACGGGCACCCCGAAGGGGGTGGCGATACCGCACCAGAACGTTACCCGCCTGCTGGACGCGCTTTCCGCCGATATGGATGTGGCCGAACAAGTTTGGACCCAGTGCCATTCACTGGCCTTCGACTTCTCGGTGTGGGAGATCTGGGGTGCTCTGCTCTTCGGCGGCCGGTTGGTGGTTGTGCCCGACACCGCGGTGCGTTCGGCCGACGAGTTCCGTGCCCTGCTGGCCGCCGAACGCGTTGACGTCCTGAGCCAGACGCCCACCGCGTTCTACGCGTTGCAGAGCGTCGACGCTCCGCCGGAGCAGCAGCTCGCACTGAAAGCCGTGGTGTTCGGGGGCGAAGCGCTTGAGCCGCAACGACTTCGGGTCTGGTTGCAGAACCACCCGGGCTCGCCACGGATGATCAACATGTACGGGATCACCGAAACCACGGTGCACGCGTCGTTCCGGGAGATTACCGCAGCCGACACCGACAGCGCGATCAGTCCGATCGGGCGGCCGCTGGCCAATCTGGGCTTCTTTGTGCTCGACGGCTGGTTGCAGCCGGTTCCCGCAGGAGTCGTCGGTGAACTCTATGTCGCCGGATCAGGTCTGGCGTACGGCTATGTAGGCCGCGCTGGGCTGTCTGGAACACGTTTCGTGGCCTGCCCGTTCGGCGCGCCTGGCGCCCGCATGTACCGCACCGGTGATCTGGTGCGCTGGAGTCCCGATGGCGAGCTCGAGTACGTGGGCCGCGCTGACGAGCAGGTCAAGATCCGTGGCTACCGAATCGAACTCGGTGAAATCCAGGCTGCGCTGGGCGGATTGGACGGCGTCGAGCAGGCGGTCGTGATCGCCCGCGAGGACCGCCCCGGCGACAAGCGGCTGGTGGCCTACATCACCGGATCAGCGGATCCGCTGGCTGCTCGTGCAGCCGTGGCCGCGAGCCTGCCGGTCTATATGGTTCCGGCCGCAATCGTCAGGATCGACGCCTTGCCGCTCACGGTCAACGGCAAGCTCGACACCAAAGCCCTTCCTGCACCCGAGTATCAGGATGCGGATTCCTATCGTGCGCCGGGCGATGCGGTGGAAGAGATTCTGGCGGGGATCTATGCCCAGGTCCTGGGCCTGGACCGCGTCGGTGTCGACGAGTCGTTCTTCGAGTTGGGTGGCGACAGCATCCTGTCGATGCAAGTCGTGGCGCGGGCTCGCGCTGCCGGCGTATTGTGCCGTCCGCGTGACGTTTTCGTCGAGCAGACGGTGGCCCGCCTGGCTCAGGTAGCCACTGTGATGGACGGCGACACCGACCTGGCCTCCGACGGCGTCGGCCCAGTGATCACCACCCCCATCATCGCCTGGCTGGAGAGCTTGGCGGCCGGCGGAAGTCCAACGGACCACTTCAACCAGACAGTGGCGGTGCAGGCGCCGGAAGGCACCGGCGAGGCCGACGTGCTGGTGATGCTGCAGGCTCTGTTGGACCGGCACGCCATGCTGCGGTTGCGGGTTGGCGACGACGGCGCCGGCGGCTGGGCGCTGGAGGTGCCCGAAGCCGGTTCGATCGATGCCCGGTCGCGGCTGCACACCGTCGACGTGCTCACCGACGAGGCAGTTCTCAACGCCGGATCGCAGCTGAATCCGGCCGAGGGCGTCATGCTGAGCGCGGTGTGGGTAACCTCGACGCGCCGGCTGGTCGCAATCGTGCATCACCTCGCCATCGACGGGGTGTCCTGGCGAATCCTGTTGGAAGACCTCAACTTCGGCTGGGCACAGCACCGTGCCGGTCAGCCGGTCGTGCTCCCCGAACCGGGGACCTCTTTCGCCCGGTGGGCGTCGCTGCTCGCCGAGCACGCACACCGCCCCGACGTGGTGGCGGAAGCCGACGTTTGGCGCCAGATCGCGGACACACCCCCCGCATTGCCGGCGGTTCTGCCGGACGTGGACACCCTGGCAACCGCCGGGAACCTGGTGGCGAACCTCGACATGGAGACCACTCAGCTGTTGCTCGGTGACGTTCCCGCCGCTTTCCACGCCGGGGTTCACGACATTCTGCTGATCGCATTCGCCTTGGCGACAGCAGAATTCCTGGGAACCAGCGGCGAGCCCGTCTGTATCGATGTCGAGGGCCACGGTCGCGACGAGGAACTCGTGGCCGCCCCCGGAGAGGTAGACCTATCGCGCACCGTGGGGTGGTTCACCGCCAAGTACCCGGTGGCGCTCGAGGTGGACGGCCTGACCTGGGCCCAGGTGGTGGCCGGTGATGCGAAGCTGGGCGCTGCGGTGAAGGCCGCGAAGGAGCAACTGCGCACGCTGCCCGAGGGTTTGAACTACGGGGTGCTGCGCTACCTCAACAGCGACGCCGGTCTGGACGGCCCCGACCCGGTGATCGGGTTCAACTATCTTGGCCGCCAGGGTGCGACATCGGCCGAGACGTACGGTGACGTGTGGCAGATCGCCTGGGACGGGTTGGCGACCATCAGCCCGAGCGTGCGACCGCCGATCCCGCTGATGCACACGCTGGAGCTGAACGCCGGCACGATCGACACCGACGCCGGCCCGAGCTTGTGCGCCACCTGGATGTGGGCGCCTTCGGCACTGACTCACGCTCAGGTGAACCGGTTGAATCAGTTGTGGTTTGAGGCGTTGACCGGAATCTGCGCGCATGTGCAAGGCGGTGGAGGTGGGCTGACACCGTCGGACATCGCCGCCTGCCTTAGTCAAGAGCAGATCGACGAGCTTCAGCGGCAGTATGCGGATAGCTGA
- a CDS encoding MbtH family protein has translation MSTNPFDDDEGSFFVLVNDEEQHSLWPAFADVPAGWRIVHGQADRAACLDYIEANWPDIRPKSLRDRLAGSRASD, from the coding sequence GTGAGCACCAATCCGTTCGATGACGACGAGGGCAGCTTCTTTGTATTGGTCAACGACGAGGAGCAGCACAGCCTCTGGCCGGCCTTCGCCGACGTCCCCGCCGGTTGGCGCATCGTCCACGGGCAGGCCGACCGCGCGGCATGCCTGGACTACATCGAAGCGAATTGGCCCGACATCCGACCGAAGAGCCTGCGCGACCGGTTGGCGGGAAGTCGAGCGTCCGACTAG
- a CDS encoding glycosyltransferase: MKFVLATWGSRGDIEPSAAVGRELVRRGHDVCMAVPPDLVEFTKAAVPNTVGFGPNSRSILDAHRDYWTCFFSSPWKLRQMGTARSQISGPLFQGWQDMSATLMSLADGADLIFSGINFEDAAANVAEHYDIPLATLHYFPLRPNARVLPFLPAPLARAVVRAFWWVSWRGTKKVEDTQRSELGLPKAVHSAPRRITERGSLEIQAYDEACFPGLAAEWAQFDDQRPFVGTLTLELGADTDDEVLSWIAAGTPPIFFGFGSIPVESPADTIAMIDAACARLGERALVGAANTDFSNAPHSERVKVVGLMNYATVFPACRAVVHHGGSSTTPIAMRAGVPQLILFWDLVHAIYGAAVKRLRVGTARRFSTVTEESLVSDLRTILAPGYIARARELATRITDPAESAAAAADRLEDFARRATR, translated from the coding sequence ATGAAGTTCGTACTGGCAACGTGGGGAAGTCGCGGCGATATCGAGCCCAGCGCGGCCGTCGGCCGGGAGCTGGTGCGCCGCGGGCATGACGTCTGCATGGCGGTTCCGCCGGACCTGGTCGAGTTCACCAAGGCGGCGGTGCCGAACACCGTCGGTTTCGGGCCGAACTCGCGGTCGATTCTCGACGCCCACCGCGACTATTGGACCTGCTTCTTCAGCAGCCCCTGGAAACTGCGGCAGATGGGCACGGCGCGAAGCCAGATCTCCGGGCCGCTCTTTCAGGGCTGGCAAGACATGAGCGCGACATTGATGTCGCTGGCCGACGGCGCGGATCTGATCTTCAGCGGCATCAACTTCGAGGACGCCGCGGCCAACGTCGCCGAACACTACGACATTCCCTTGGCCACCTTGCATTACTTTCCGCTGCGTCCGAACGCCCGGGTACTGCCCTTCCTGCCTGCGCCGCTGGCACGCGCGGTGGTCCGGGCGTTCTGGTGGGTGTCGTGGCGCGGCACCAAGAAGGTCGAGGACACCCAGCGCAGCGAGCTGGGCTTGCCCAAGGCGGTGCACTCCGCGCCGCGGCGGATCACCGAACGCGGATCACTGGAAATCCAGGCCTACGACGAAGCCTGCTTCCCCGGCCTCGCGGCCGAATGGGCGCAATTCGATGACCAACGGCCCTTCGTCGGGACGCTGACGCTGGAGTTGGGCGCCGACACCGACGACGAAGTGCTGTCCTGGATCGCCGCCGGCACGCCGCCCATCTTCTTCGGCTTCGGCAGCATCCCGGTCGAATCGCCGGCCGACACGATCGCCATGATCGACGCGGCCTGTGCGCGGCTGGGGGAGCGTGCGTTGGTCGGCGCCGCCAACACCGACTTCAGCAACGCGCCGCATTCCGAACGCGTCAAAGTGGTCGGCCTGATGAACTATGCGACGGTGTTCCCGGCCTGTCGGGCAGTCGTCCATCATGGCGGCTCGAGCACCACGCCGATCGCCATGCGGGCCGGAGTTCCTCAGCTGATCTTGTTCTGGGACCTCGTCCACGCGATCTACGGCGCCGCAGTCAAACGGCTCAGGGTCGGCACCGCCCGCCGGTTCTCGACCGTCACCGAGGAATCGTTGGTGTCCGACCTGCGCACGATCCTCGCCCCCGGGTACATCGCGCGGGCCCGCGAACTCGCCACCCGGATCACCGACCCTGCTGAGAGCGCGGCTGCCGCCGCCGACCGTCTGGAGGATTTCGCCAGGCGGGCGACCCGTTGA
- a CDS encoding class I SAM-dependent methyltransferase: MLADAMPGVNRIRAVQQALAMRSNPVYLEIGVSRGQAFQRISADVKIAVDPAFRLTERTRELANAKGRVVEYFETTSDAFFDNEKSLLEQHPVDVALIDGLHTYEQVVRDVENTVRYLKDDGVIFLHDCNPPFELAGRRAESWDEFMAQQSGPLKIGIWNGDVWKAIVELRSTRPDLLVGVLKCDQGVGFVRKGTPETTLPYSPKQVEALTYADLKADRTRLLNLKPPRYLGEFLAMSAAR, from the coding sequence ATGTTGGCGGACGCGATGCCAGGTGTGAACCGGATCAGGGCCGTGCAGCAGGCGCTCGCCATGCGCTCGAATCCCGTGTACCTGGAGATCGGCGTCTCGCGCGGGCAGGCCTTCCAGCGGATCAGCGCCGACGTGAAGATCGCCGTCGACCCGGCCTTCCGGCTGACCGAGCGCACCCGCGAACTCGCCAATGCCAAGGGTCGCGTCGTCGAGTACTTCGAGACCACCAGCGACGCGTTCTTCGACAACGAGAAGTCGCTGCTGGAGCAGCACCCAGTCGACGTCGCGCTGATCGACGGGCTGCACACTTACGAGCAGGTGGTGCGCGACGTCGAGAACACCGTGCGCTACCTGAAGGACGACGGCGTCATCTTCCTGCACGACTGCAACCCGCCGTTCGAGCTCGCGGGCCGCCGCGCCGAGTCGTGGGACGAGTTCATGGCGCAGCAGTCCGGGCCGTTGAAGATCGGCATCTGGAATGGCGACGTGTGGAAAGCCATCGTCGAGCTCCGCAGCACGCGTCCCGATCTGCTGGTCGGGGTGCTGAAGTGCGATCAGGGCGTCGGCTTCGTCCGCAAGGGAACACCGGAAACGACCCTGCCGTACTCGCCGAAACAGGTAGAGGCACTCACCTACGCCGACCTCAAGGCTGACCGGACGCGGCTGCTCAACCTCAAGCCGCCCCGGTATCTCGGGGAGTTCCTCGCCATGAGCGCCGCCCGGTAG
- a CDS encoding DUF2505 domain-containing protein — translation MPRSFEIVSESSASVEAIHAAFGREDYWADRLAGDAASTLDSLIVDADGAVEVHITQYLGRQLLPGVIAKAVPGDLKLHYRETWRSVDDGRVRGEVDVSAAGGFGSSRAENWLAPVANAARLRSAVRVEVKIPFVGGQLEKSIGAGLAKSIPATLSYTTTWIAEHG, via the coding sequence ATGCCGCGTTCATTCGAGATCGTCAGCGAATCTTCGGCCAGCGTTGAGGCGATTCATGCCGCGTTCGGACGCGAGGATTACTGGGCGGACCGATTGGCCGGCGACGCCGCATCCACCCTGGATTCGCTGATTGTGGATGCCGACGGCGCGGTGGAAGTGCACATCACCCAGTACCTCGGTCGCCAGCTGCTTCCAGGAGTGATCGCGAAGGCTGTTCCCGGCGATCTGAAACTGCACTACCGCGAAACATGGCGGTCGGTCGATGACGGCCGGGTCCGCGGCGAGGTCGACGTGTCGGCGGCGGGCGGCTTCGGATCGAGCCGTGCCGAGAACTGGCTGGCCCCGGTGGCCAATGCCGCCAGACTGCGGTCCGCGGTCCGCGTGGAGGTCAAAATCCCGTTCGTCGGCGGACAACTCGAAAAGTCGATCGGCGCCGGGCTGGCCAAGAGCATCCCCGCGACACTGAGCTACACCACCACTTGGATCGCCGAACACGGATAA
- a CDS encoding acyltransferase family protein, translated as MILVQADSVSPTDSRPTQRSEPTAFRADIEGLRAVAVLAVVLFHASVPGISGGFVGVDVFFVISGFLITGLLWREVSSTGSVRLSSFYGARARRLLPASATVGVVTMVASAILLPPLQARPAITDGIASALYVSNYQFVLRGVDYFAMHVTASPFLHYWSLGVEEQFYLVWAPMLLGAMWLIRLARRARRRPDAPASKRPFIVLLALIAVVSFAMSFLASYILPAAAFYSLPTRAWQLATGGLVALTALGWQRLSPRVAAITGWTGLGLIALACVWLTPATLYPGTAALLPTLGAALVIGAGCATPNHGGGRLLGVPPMRAIGRISYSWYLWHWPVLVLVPILLGHSLNLAERIIAALLSAGLAWLTLRYLENPLRFAPRIRASGWRSLALGAGATLIAVCVGVGLLRVLPTPVGHGAPAKPLNFTPAPVAAGSPIDAYDTAVRQMFVQVQAAVAASADIESVPSNLAPALSEAFAEKKALSFNGCLREPFESGQPECALGNTSSPTTVALVGDSHAAMWTPAFDEVATQRQWRLELLAKGACPLLDLPIGNPLSRLAEHFEHCGQWRAQIVSRLEAERPHLIVLSLWRGYGTDEALSGYRAYDDAWLAAFTRLVQRLRATGAQVLVLGPIPDPQFVVPVCLSGYLDDVPACTPARSDAVHESGIAAEAAATQAGGGQYVDTTDLFCTAQRCPVIVGNTLVYVDENHMTLEYSRALAPVVAALADRTLARH; from the coding sequence GTGATCTTGGTCCAGGCCGACAGCGTTAGCCCCACCGACAGCCGGCCGACTCAGCGCTCCGAACCGACGGCGTTCCGCGCGGACATCGAGGGCCTGCGTGCCGTCGCCGTGCTGGCGGTCGTCCTATTCCATGCATCGGTCCCCGGCATCAGCGGGGGCTTCGTCGGTGTCGACGTGTTCTTCGTGATCTCCGGTTTCCTGATCACCGGACTGCTCTGGCGCGAGGTGAGCAGCACTGGGAGCGTGCGATTGAGCAGCTTCTACGGCGCCCGCGCCCGCCGGTTGCTGCCGGCCTCGGCGACTGTCGGGGTCGTCACGATGGTCGCCTCGGCAATCCTGTTGCCGCCGTTGCAGGCTCGGCCTGCGATCACCGACGGTATCGCCAGCGCGCTGTACGTCAGCAACTATCAGTTCGTCCTGCGCGGCGTCGACTACTTCGCCATGCACGTGACCGCATCGCCATTCCTGCACTATTGGTCGCTCGGCGTCGAGGAGCAGTTCTACCTGGTGTGGGCGCCGATGCTGCTCGGCGCGATGTGGCTGATCCGGTTGGCGCGCCGGGCCCGGCGACGCCCGGACGCACCGGCGTCGAAGCGTCCTTTCATCGTGCTGCTCGCGCTGATCGCGGTGGTGTCGTTCGCGATGTCGTTCCTGGCGAGCTACATCCTCCCGGCGGCGGCGTTCTATTCACTGCCCACCCGGGCGTGGCAGCTGGCTACCGGTGGTTTGGTGGCGCTGACCGCCCTCGGTTGGCAGCGCCTCTCACCGCGGGTCGCCGCGATCACCGGCTGGACCGGCCTGGGGCTGATCGCGCTGGCCTGTGTCTGGCTGACTCCGGCGACGCTCTACCCGGGCACCGCGGCACTGTTGCCCACGTTGGGCGCGGCACTGGTCATCGGCGCCGGGTGCGCCACGCCGAATCACGGCGGGGGGCGGCTGCTCGGTGTGCCGCCGATGCGCGCCATCGGTCGGATCTCCTACTCCTGGTACCTGTGGCACTGGCCGGTGCTGGTCCTTGTCCCGATCCTGCTGGGCCACTCGCTGAACCTGGCCGAACGCATCATCGCCGCGCTGCTGTCCGCCGGGTTGGCATGGTTGACCCTGCGGTATCTAGAGAACCCGCTGCGCTTCGCGCCGAGGATCCGCGCGTCCGGGTGGCGCAGTCTCGCGCTGGGTGCGGGGGCTACGTTGATCGCGGTCTGCGTCGGGGTGGGGTTGCTCAGGGTGCTGCCCACCCCGGTCGGGCATGGAGCGCCTGCCAAGCCGCTGAACTTCACCCCAGCACCGGTGGCCGCCGGCTCCCCCATCGACGCCTACGACACCGCGGTGCGCCAGATGTTCGTTCAGGTCCAGGCGGCCGTCGCGGCGTCGGCCGACATCGAGTCCGTACCGTCGAACCTCGCGCCTGCGCTGTCCGAAGCCTTCGCCGAAAAGAAGGCCCTGTCGTTCAACGGCTGCCTGCGCGAGCCGTTCGAGAGTGGACAACCGGAGTGCGCATTGGGTAACACCTCGTCGCCGACGACGGTCGCCCTGGTCGGCGACTCCCACGCCGCGATGTGGACGCCCGCGTTCGACGAGGTCGCCACCCAGCGGCAGTGGCGGCTGGAGCTGCTGGCCAAAGGGGCCTGCCCGCTGCTGGACCTGCCGATCGGGAACCCGCTGAGCAGGCTGGCCGAGCACTTCGAACACTGTGGGCAATGGCGGGCGCAGATCGTCAGCCGCCTGGAAGCCGAGCGCCCGCACCTGATCGTGCTGAGTCTGTGGCGTGGCTACGGCACCGACGAAGCGCTGTCCGGGTACCGGGCCTACGACGACGCCTGGCTCGCGGCGTTCACCCGTTTGGTGCAGCGGTTGCGCGCGACTGGCGCGCAGGTGCTGGTGCTCGGACCGATTCCCGACCCGCAGTTCGTCGTGCCGGTCTGCCTGTCCGGCTACCTCGACGACGTGCCGGCCTGCACGCCGGCTCGCTCCGACGCTGTCCACGAGTCGGGCATCGCCGCCGAGGCCGCCGCCACCCAGGCCGGTGGCGGACAATACGTCGACACGACCGACCTGTTCTGCACCGCGCAACGTTGCCCCGTGATCGTCGGCAACACCCTGGTGTACGTCGACGAGAACCACATGACCCTCGAGTACTCGCGCGCGTTGGCCCCGGTCGTCGCGGCCCTCGCCGACCGCACGCTCGCGCGCCACTAG